One window from the genome of Cryptomeria japonica chromosome 6, Sugi_1.0, whole genome shotgun sequence encodes:
- the LOC131030121 gene encoding uncharacterized protein LOC131030121, translating into MTLVGKILGPKPNIDIVKAFNKCKWALKGQVDITTMSKGGLSMTFSCKEDMSRVLCGGPWLISKSTLTLQKWSPKMDLNESFFVQAPVWVRLSGLPLEFWVEDVFKGIASSFDELLSMDPITAARRRLIFAKICVGVIQGTYMPLSIEINSRLGKWIQPLEYESAPFACFHCKKSGHTARKCPLHVVKEKEKKEKAMQWKAKNPIKQPEESEKEKRIKEA; encoded by the coding sequence ATGACACTGGTTGGAAAAATTTTGGGCCCGAAGCCAAATATTGATATTGTTAAGGCATTTAATAAATGCAAATGGGCACTTAAAGGTCAAGTAGATATCACTACTATGTCCAAAGGGGGGTTGTCAATGACTTTCTCTTGTAAGGAAGACATGTCAAGGGTGCTCTGTGGTGGCCCTTGGCTGATTAGTAAATCAACGCTTACTTTGCAAAAATGGTCacctaagatggacctaaatgaatccTTTTTTGTTCAAGCTCCAGTCTGGGTCAGACTATCGGGCCTTCCCTTAGAGTTCTGGGTGGAAGATGTTTTTAAAGGAATCGCTAGTTCTTTCGATGAACTCCTTTCTATGGATCCTATCACAGCTGCTAGAAGAAGACTTATTTTTGCCAAGATTTGTGTGGGAGTTATACAAGGCACATATATGCCCCTATCCATTGAGATTAACTCTAGATTGGGAAAATGGATCCAACCATTGGAATATGAAAGTGCCCCTTTTgcttgttttcattgcaaaaaatCTGGACATACAGCAAGGAAATGCCCTCTTCACGTtgtcaaagagaaagaaaagaaagaaaaggcaatGCAATGGAAAGCAAAAAACCCTATTAAGCAACCTGAGGAATCTGAAAAGGAGAAAAGGATCAAAGAGGCCTAG